One Prunus dulcis chromosome 7, ALMONDv2, whole genome shotgun sequence DNA segment encodes these proteins:
- the LOC117634405 gene encoding uncharacterized protein LOC117634405 has product MNRGMKAALTNSKLDCCIYVRAALFHSTPVLDRKRRNYWEPRFNNHSRRSGRNHAKQTLLRNVNAYADFLFQSWQKEYDEDEPSSSKGTSWFKKQYSAKGSKKNGGGNQGAWNSGRRGFQCCEEDIDVETIFRSTFGGTKFYYWSFIDEESSQWRSSSNHSNYGRSWNWRQQNKEEYETESESESERSESDERLALGLSASGPLTLEDVKNAYRISALKWHPDRHQGSSKAAAEEKFKLCSAAYQSLCDKLAVN; this is encoded by the exons atgaatagagGCATGAAAGCGGCTCTCACGAACTCAAAACTCGACTGCTGCATTTATGTGAGGGCTGCCCTCTTTCATTCTACCCCCGTCTTGGATCGTAAGAGACGCAACTATTGGGAACCt AGATTCAACAACCATTCAAGAAGGTCCGGAAGGAACCATGCAAAGCAAACGTTACTGCGCAATGTCAATGCTTATGCAGACTTCTTATTTCAG aGTTGGCAGAAGGAGTACGATGAGGATGAGCCCTCTTCTAGTAAAGGCACCTCATGGTTTAAAAAGCAATACTCAGCCAAGGGATCCAAAAAGAATGGGGGAGGCAATCAAGGAGCCTGGAATTCTGGCAGAA GAGGTTTCCAGTGTTGCGAAGAAGATATAGATGTGGAGACCATTTTCCGATCCACGTTTGGTGGAACCAAATTCTATTATTGGTCGTTCATTGATGAAGAGAGTTCGCAGTGGAGGAGCTCTTCAAATCACTCTAACTATGGTAGGTCCTGGAATTGGAGACAACAGAATAAGGAAGAATATGAAACTGAGTCTGAGTCCGAGTCTGAAAGGTCTGAGTCAGATGAAAGGTTGGCCCTCGGATTGAGTGCTTCTGGCCCTCTAACACTTGAAGATGTCAAGAATGC ATACCGAATCTCTGCTCTAAAATGGCATCCAGATCGTCACCAGGGATCTTCCAAG GCTGCTGCAGAGGAAAAGTTCAAGCTTTGCAGTGCGGCATATCAATCTTTATGTGATAAACTGGCTGTGAACTGA